AGATTCATATCGGCCAGGGTATCTCGGTATGCTTGCCGCCGATGAACCATCCGGCGCGAATCGCGGAGCGCGCGGCCGCGCTCGACCTGATCTCCAACGGTCGTCTCGAGTTCGGCACCGGGCGCTCGGCGACGTGGGCCGAGGTCGGCGGCTTCGGCATCGATCCCGACAACACCAAGGAGATGTGGGACGAGGTCATCCGCGCCATCCCGCGAATGTGGACTGAAGAGGAGTTCGAGTGGAACGGCAAGTACTTCAAGATGCCGCCGCGCAACATCCTGCCCAAGCCGATCCAGGATCCGCATCCTCCGATGTGGGTGGCGGTGTCGTCGCCCGAGACTGCAGTGCAGGCTGCCGAGCGCGGCATCGGGATGCTGGGAGTGACGCTGGGAACGCCGGCCGACTACAAACGGCTCATCGCGGATTATCGGCGCATCATCAAGAATTGCGATCCGGTCGGGAAGTTCGTTAACAACCAGGTCAACGCTGCTAGCTGGCTGTATTGCGGCGAAGATGAAAACGAAGCGCGCGCCGTGGGCGGCGCGGCGGCGTTCCATTTCTTCCGCACCGCGGCGCATCTGGTCGGCCTCGGCGGAATCTATCCTTCGAACGCCTACACCGCGCAGGCCAATGCCACGGCGCTGCTCAGCCAGGCCGAGATCTTCTCGCTGAACGAGGGCTTTCCGGTCGGCACTCCAGACCAGATCATCGAGAACCTGCGCTACTGGGAAGAGGCGGGCGTCGAGCGCGTCTGCTGCATGATCAATTTTGATCAGCAGATTCCGCAGCATAAGGTGCTGGCGAGCCTCGAGCGCTTCGCCAAGTACGTGATGCCGGTGTTTGCGGACGACAAGAAGCTCGAGGCCCGCGATACCAGCAAGGGTGGTCCCGAAGCGCCGCCCATGCCGGCTTGATCGCGAGAATCGCCGATGCTTGAGGGACATTGCCTGTGCGGGAAGGTGCGCTACGAAATCGATGGCGCGCTCGGCCCGGTCGTTCAGTGCCATTGCTCGTTGTGCCGGCGCGCGTCGGGCTCGGCGTTTGCGACCAATGCCTCAGTTGATGCGAAGGCGTTTCGAATCGTCGCGGGCCGCAAATCGATTAAGAGTTACGAATCATCGAAAGGCGGCACGCGCGCATTCTGCCGGCGATGCGGCTCGCCGGTGTTCGGATTGGTCGCAGGCGCGCCGCAGATCGTGCGAATCCGCCTCGGATTGCTCGAAAACTCGGGCGGTGCGCATCCTGTCGCGCACGTATGGACAAAATCGAAAGCCGACTGGGATGAGATCGGCGCCACGCTCAAGCAGTTCGATGAGGCGGCGCCGCCGGACTTCATCATGCCCGGCGCCAGCGCGAAGAAACCCAGGAAGCCGAAGAAGTCCGCAACGAAGAAAAACAAGAAGTGAGCAAGCGCCCGAGCGCGCAGGAGTTGTGATCGTGCCCGACGAAGGACGAGCCCGCCACGAGCTTTATCGAATCGATCTGCCGAAAGCACGCCCAGACTTTCCCGCGCTGCCGTGGACCTGCGAGCACACGACGATGCTCAATGTCTTTTTCGAAGTGCGCAAGGATGTGCTGCTCGATCGCCTGCCGCCCGAGTACTGCCGCTCGACGCCGGCCTATTGCCGGATCGTCGTTTTCGACATTCCCGAGTCTCCCTTCGATTCTCCCATCGGTCCATTTCGCGAAGCGTTCATCGCACTCGGATGCCGCCTCAACATGCTGCCCGCCGGTTTCGTCGCGGCGTCGATAACGAACAACGCTGAAGTTCTCGGCGCGGGACTCTTCGAGCGTGGCTATCCGACAACGCTCGGCAAGATCGACTTCGAGGTCGATATCAATCACGCCCGTGCGCTGATCGCCGACGACAAAGGACCCCTGATCGAAGTCATAATGCCGCTGCTGCAAACGATCGAGCCCAACCGGCTCGCATTCGATCACGTTGACGCAATTCGCACCAAGGACGATGGCACGACCCAGCTCGTGATGACTCCGCACGATCTAAAAATCGATCGCGCCGCGATC
This genomic stretch from Candidatus Binataceae bacterium harbors:
- a CDS encoding LLM class flavin-dependent oxidoreductase, which encodes MKFGIFYEHSVQKPWDRKSELRAYHQALEQIELADELGFDQVWEVEHHFLEEYSHSSAPEVFLAAAAARTKKIHIGQGISVCLPPMNHPARIAERAAALDLISNGRLEFGTGRSATWAEVGGFGIDPDNTKEMWDEVIRAIPRMWTEEEFEWNGKYFKMPPRNILPKPIQDPHPPMWVAVSSPETAVQAAERGIGMLGVTLGTPADYKRLIADYRRIIKNCDPVGKFVNNQVNAASWLYCGEDENEARAVGGAAAFHFFRTAAHLVGLGGIYPSNAYTAQANATALLSQAEIFSLNEGFPVGTPDQIIENLRYWEEAGVERVCCMINFDQQIPQHKVLASLERFAKYVMPVFADDKKLEARDTSKGGPEAPPMPA
- a CDS encoding GFA family protein; protein product: MLEGHCLCGKVRYEIDGALGPVVQCHCSLCRRASGSAFATNASVDAKAFRIVAGRKSIKSYESSKGGTRAFCRRCGSPVFGLVAGAPQIVRIRLGLLENSGGAHPVAHVWTKSKADWDEIGATLKQFDEAAPPDFIMPGASAKKPRKPKKSATKKNKK
- a CDS encoding acetoacetate decarboxylase family protein, with protein sequence MPDEGRARHELYRIDLPKARPDFPALPWTCEHTTMLNVFFEVRKDVLLDRLPPEYCRSTPAYCRIVVFDIPESPFDSPIGPFREAFIALGCRLNMLPAGFVAASITNNAEVLGAGLFERGYPTTLGKIDFEVDINHARALIADDKGPLIEVIMPLLQTIEPNRLAFDHVDAIRTKDDGTTQLVMTPHDLKIDRAAICKNARIEYPGDRDSIWHTLNCRNIVSAQVATGTRTFAAANPIQ